A stretch of Comamonadaceae bacterium M7527 DNA encodes these proteins:
- the gpmA gene encoding 2,3-diphosphoglycerate-dependent phosphoglycerate mutase, which yields MYQLVLIRHGESTWNLENRFTGWTDVPLTDTGIAQAKEAGRLLAAEGFDFDVAYTSMLKRATHTLWHCLDSMDRTWLPVVNAWRLNERHYGALQGLNKSETAKQFGDEQVLVWRRSFDTPPPALEATDPRSERGDLRYKRLNPNDIPLTECLKDTVARVLPFWDESMAPAIKAGKRIVVAAHGNSIRALVKHLDNISDDDIVGVNIPNGIPLLYTLDADLKPIGKRYLGDQVAVQAASAAVASQGKA from the coding sequence ATGTACCAACTGGTTTTAATACGACACGGTGAATCGACTTGGAACTTAGAGAACCGCTTTACCGGTTGGACCGATGTGCCCCTAACCGACACCGGTATTGCCCAAGCCAAAGAGGCTGGGCGCTTGCTAGCAGCTGAGGGCTTTGACTTCGATGTGGCCTACACCAGCATGCTCAAACGCGCCACCCACACACTGTGGCACTGCCTGGACAGCATGGATCGCACATGGCTGCCAGTGGTCAACGCCTGGCGACTCAACGAGCGCCACTACGGCGCTTTACAAGGTCTGAACAAAAGCGAAACCGCCAAACAGTTTGGCGACGAACAGGTGTTGGTGTGGCGCCGCAGCTTTGACACGCCACCGCCCGCGCTTGAGGCCACAGACCCGCGCAGCGAACGCGGCGACCTGCGCTACAAGCGCCTAAACCCCAACGACATCCCACTGACCGAGTGCCTGAAAGACACGGTAGCAAGGGTGTTGCCGTTTTGGGACGAGTCTATGGCCCCGGCCATCAAAGCGGGCAAACGTATTGTGGTGGCTGCGCACGGCAACAGCATTCGCGCCTTGGTAAAACACCTGGACAACATTTCCGACGACGACATTGTGGGTGTGAACATCCCCAACGGCATACCGCTGTTGTACACCCTGGACGCCGACCTAAAGCCCATTGGCAAGCGTTATCTGGGCGACCAAGTGGCCGTGCAAGCGGCCAGCGCCGCTGTAGCCAGTCAGGGCAAAGCCTAG